From Streptomyces sp. Edi4, one genomic window encodes:
- a CDS encoding PadR family transcriptional regulator, whose product MTDRAMQEPTLLLLTALADEPRHGYAIAREVEVISGGRMKMRTGTLYGALERLLQQGLIEVHSEEVVDSRLRRIYTLTSPGRAALAAEAERIAATAREATRRLGVTGEAATS is encoded by the coding sequence ATGACTGATCGGGCCATGCAGGAACCGACCTTGCTCCTTCTCACCGCGCTCGCCGACGAGCCACGCCACGGCTACGCCATCGCGCGCGAGGTGGAGGTGATCTCGGGCGGGCGGATGAAGATGCGGACCGGCACGCTGTACGGGGCGCTGGAACGCCTCTTGCAGCAGGGGCTGATCGAGGTGCACAGCGAAGAGGTGGTCGACAGCCGGCTGCGGCGCATCTACACGCTGACCTCGCCCGGCCGCGCCGCACTTGCCGCCGAGGCTGAGCGGATCGCCGCCACCGCGCGCGAAGCCACCAGGCGCCTCGGCGTGACCGGTGAGGCCGCCACCTCGTGA
- a CDS encoding acyltransferase: MSRLPRAAWRRLSGASPSGAGRLAAVDGLRLLAAAGVAAYHYLGTPTPRFWGENYDLPRAAPLLHAAGGYGWLGVEAFFLISGFVICMSCWDRTPAGFAVSRIARLFPLYWAVVLIIVVSGTVTVLIGQRSGAPTDLRTTLGNLTMIPRPLGVDFTAGVAWTLWVEARFYLLMGALLLIGLTYRRIVAFGFLWLVLASIGRELRSSAVDEFLLSQYAGLFVTGIALYLMHRFGSDLLLWLLAGFAWCYTLTVLEDRVATHPTSTWGPSAAVLTGFLALLVLACGPLRRVQGRLLVYAGALTYPFYLVHQSLGIPVTRGVLRCVPALGLLPSIAVGLSFSLLLAAVLNRQVDRRFGPVVRRHLTTAIRTPPRIECRSGGEGVPGR, from the coding sequence ATGAGCCGTCTTCCCCGGGCCGCCTGGCGGCGCCTGTCCGGCGCGTCGCCGAGCGGGGCGGGGCGGCTGGCCGCCGTCGACGGGCTGCGGCTGCTCGCCGCGGCGGGCGTGGCCGCCTACCACTACCTGGGCACTCCCACCCCTCGTTTCTGGGGCGAGAATTACGACCTGCCCCGGGCGGCGCCGCTGCTGCACGCGGCCGGCGGCTACGGCTGGCTCGGTGTCGAGGCGTTCTTCCTGATCAGCGGGTTCGTCATCTGCATGAGCTGCTGGGACCGCACCCCGGCGGGGTTCGCCGTCTCCCGCATCGCCCGGCTCTTCCCGCTGTACTGGGCCGTCGTCCTGATCATCGTCGTGTCGGGCACCGTCACCGTACTCATCGGCCAGCGGTCGGGCGCGCCCACGGATCTGCGCACCACGCTCGGCAACCTCACCATGATCCCGCGACCACTGGGTGTGGACTTCACCGCGGGCGTCGCCTGGACGCTGTGGGTGGAGGCCCGCTTCTACCTCCTGATGGGCGCCCTGCTGCTGATCGGTCTGACCTACCGGCGGATCGTGGCCTTCGGGTTCCTCTGGCTCGTACTGGCCTCCATCGGCCGTGAACTGCGCTCCAGCGCCGTGGACGAGTTCCTGCTGAGCCAGTACGCGGGCCTCTTCGTGACCGGGATCGCGCTCTACCTCATGCACCGCTTCGGATCCGACCTGCTGCTGTGGCTGCTGGCCGGCTTCGCCTGGTGCTACACCCTGACCGTCCTGGAGGACCGCGTCGCCACACACCCCACCTCCACCTGGGGGCCGAGCGCGGCCGTCCTCACCGGTTTCCTGGCGCTGCTCGTCCTGGCCTGCGGCCCGCTGCGCCGCGTCCAAGGGCGCCTCCTCGTGTACGCGGGCGCCCTGACCTACCCCTTCTACCTCGTGCACCAGAGCCTGGGCATACCCGTCACCCGGGGCGTTCTGAGATGCGTACCGGCCCTTGGTCTGCTCCCCTCGATCGCGGTCGGCCTCTCCTTCTCCCTCCTGCTGGCCGCCGTACTGAACCGCCAGGTGGACCGGCGATTCGGCCCGGTCGTCCGCCGCCACCTCACCACCGCGATCCGGACACCGCCGAGGATTGAGTGCCGGTCAGGTGGTGAGGGCGTGCCCGGTCGTTGA
- a CDS encoding cupin domain-containing protein — MSSEPIPLSKALASFDALWSPRIVTRVNDYDVRVAKVEGEHIWHAHDDTDEFFLVLEGEVRISLREPGGERTVLLPQGAVFTVPRGTEHKPSAPSGAAILMFEPTGTPTVGDRHDEIPQHVDSTTGHALTT; from the coding sequence ATGAGTAGCGAACCCATCCCCCTCAGCAAGGCTCTGGCCTCCTTCGACGCCCTCTGGAGCCCTCGCATCGTCACGCGCGTCAACGACTACGACGTTCGCGTCGCCAAGGTGGAGGGCGAACACATCTGGCACGCCCACGACGACACCGACGAGTTCTTCCTGGTACTCGAAGGCGAGGTGCGCATCTCCCTGCGCGAGCCCGGCGGGGAGCGCACGGTACTGCTCCCGCAGGGGGCCGTTTTCACCGTGCCCAGAGGCACAGAGCACAAGCCATCCGCCCCGTCCGGCGCCGCGATCCTCATGTTCGAGCCCACCGGGACACCGACCGTGGGTGACCGCCACGACGAGATCCCTCAGCATGTCGACTCAACGACCGGGCACGCCCTCACCACCTGA
- a CDS encoding helix-turn-helix domain-containing protein, with protein MAKESSQTAHAAGVHRIVVIVDENSNPFELGCVTEVFGLRRPEIGRELYDFKLCSPEPRTLMRDGFFTLSGVAGLEAADAADTLIVPNRPDIAVPRRPAVLDAVRRAHSRGARLVGLCSGAFTLAEAGVLDGRRATAHWQWADSFRARFPSVLLETDVLFVDDGDILTAAGSAAALDLGLHMVRRDHGAEVANSVSRRLVFAAHRDGGQRQFVERPMPDLPDESLAPVLAWAQERLDSPLTVSGLAARAAVSPATLHRRFQAQLGTTPLAWLTGERFALACRLIERGESRFEVVARRSGLGTAANLRALMRRETGITPSAYRRRFGSAAI; from the coding sequence ATGGCGAAAGAATCCTCGCAAACGGCTCACGCGGCGGGCGTTCACCGGATCGTCGTGATCGTGGACGAGAACTCGAACCCCTTCGAGCTCGGCTGCGTGACCGAGGTCTTCGGTCTGCGCAGACCCGAGATCGGGCGTGAGCTGTACGACTTCAAGCTCTGTTCACCCGAGCCCCGCACTCTGATGCGAGACGGATTCTTCACGCTTTCGGGAGTCGCCGGCCTGGAAGCGGCCGACGCGGCGGACACCCTGATCGTCCCCAACCGCCCGGACATCGCAGTCCCCCGCCGCCCCGCGGTACTCGATGCCGTCCGCCGGGCACACTCCCGCGGCGCACGCCTGGTCGGCTTGTGCAGCGGCGCCTTCACACTGGCCGAGGCCGGAGTCCTCGACGGGCGCCGGGCCACCGCCCACTGGCAATGGGCGGATTCCTTCCGGGCCCGCTTTCCCTCCGTCCTGCTCGAAACGGACGTCCTGTTCGTCGATGACGGAGACATCCTCACCGCGGCAGGGAGTGCGGCAGCGCTCGATCTCGGGCTGCACATGGTCCGCCGCGACCACGGCGCGGAGGTCGCCAACTCCGTGAGCCGGCGGCTGGTCTTCGCGGCGCACCGGGACGGCGGGCAGCGGCAGTTCGTGGAGCGTCCCATGCCGGACCTGCCGGACGAGTCCTTGGCGCCCGTCCTGGCCTGGGCCCAGGAACGGTTGGACTCACCCCTCACCGTGTCCGGCCTCGCGGCGCGTGCGGCCGTCAGCCCGGCGACTCTGCATCGCCGCTTCCAGGCTCAGCTGGGCACGACGCCGCTGGCGTGGCTGACGGGGGAACGGTTTGCTCTGGCGTGCCGGCTGATCGAGCGAGGTGAGTCCCGGTTCGAGGTGGTCGCGCGACGCAGCGGGCTCGGCACCGCTGCCAATCTGCGCGCGCTGATGCGCCGCGAGACCGGCATCACACCCTCGGCGTACAGGCGCAGGTTCGGGTCGGCGGCGATCTGA
- a CDS encoding 3-oxoacyl-ACP reductase family protein — protein MNRLEEHVVLVTGGSRGIGAAVALRLAEEGADVALTYENNAERAAEVVERVKAVGRRALAIQADCAVPERLTAAVEETVETFGRLDVLVNNAAAFLVGPLEDMGAQEIDRTLAVNIRAPFLASQAAARHMGQGGRIISIGSNMAERAVFPGLALYSMSKTALVGMTKGLARELGPRGITVNVVHPGPTDTDANPADGPNAAAIAGFTALGRYAGAAEIAATVAHLASSDGAYITGAAINVDGGFTA, from the coding sequence ATGAACCGACTTGAAGAACATGTGGTGTTGGTGACGGGCGGCAGCAGGGGCATCGGCGCTGCCGTGGCGTTGCGACTGGCCGAAGAGGGCGCCGATGTGGCGCTGACGTACGAGAACAACGCGGAGCGCGCCGCCGAAGTGGTGGAGCGGGTCAAGGCCGTGGGCCGCCGGGCGCTGGCCATCCAGGCCGACTGCGCGGTGCCCGAGAGGCTGACCGCGGCGGTGGAGGAGACCGTCGAGACGTTCGGCCGGCTGGATGTGCTGGTCAACAACGCCGCCGCGTTCCTCGTGGGCCCCCTCGAGGACATGGGGGCCCAGGAAATCGACCGCACTCTGGCGGTGAACATCCGGGCGCCGTTCCTGGCGTCCCAGGCAGCGGCCCGGCACATGGGCCAGGGCGGCCGCATCATCAGTATCGGCAGCAACATGGCCGAGCGCGCCGTCTTCCCGGGGCTTGCCCTCTACTCGATGAGCAAGACGGCGCTCGTCGGGATGACCAAGGGCCTGGCCAGGGAGCTCGGTCCGCGGGGCATCACCGTCAACGTGGTGCACCCCGGCCCCACCGACACGGACGCCAACCCCGCCGACGGGCCCAACGCGGCGGCGATCGCCGGATTCACGGCGCTGGGGCGTTATGCGGGCGCGGCGGAGATAGCCGCCACCGTGGCCCATCTGGCGAGTTCGGACGGGGCGTACATCACCGGAGCGGCGATCAACGTCGACGGGGGGTTCACCGCCTGA
- a CDS encoding MgtC/SapB family protein has protein sequence MVLAVGAVEPSGQGWLQVGEFGLAFLLSAAIGLEREIRQKAAGLRTYTTVGVGSALFTLVSKYGFGDVLHPGTIELDPSRVAAQIVSGVGFIGAGVIFVHRGSVQGLTTAATIWLTAAVGAAAAAGLPLLAILATAAYFVAAYVVRPVVHRLPAMRSVAPSFRIAYEQRPGLLRELMEQCERAGFAVAGLQILRPGGTGEMGEVLISAVGRGDPGALTARFADVAGVVACSRGGNEDE, from the coding sequence ATGGTGCTTGCGGTCGGTGCGGTGGAGCCGTCCGGGCAGGGCTGGCTCCAGGTCGGTGAATTCGGCCTGGCGTTCTTGCTGTCGGCGGCCATCGGGCTCGAACGCGAGATCCGTCAGAAGGCGGCGGGGCTGCGGACGTACACGACGGTCGGCGTCGGATCGGCCCTGTTCACGCTCGTCAGCAAGTACGGGTTCGGAGACGTCCTGCACCCCGGGACCATTGAGCTGGACCCGTCACGCGTGGCGGCGCAGATCGTGTCCGGGGTCGGCTTCATCGGGGCCGGGGTCATCTTCGTGCACCGGGGGTCGGTGCAGGGCCTCACCACGGCGGCGACGATCTGGCTGACGGCCGCCGTCGGCGCCGCCGCGGCCGCCGGTCTGCCGCTGCTCGCGATCCTGGCGACGGCCGCGTACTTCGTCGCCGCCTATGTGGTGCGTCCCGTCGTCCACCGGCTGCCCGCGATGCGGTCGGTGGCGCCGAGCTTCCGGATCGCGTACGAACAGCGGCCCGGGCTGCTGCGAGAACTCATGGAGCAGTGCGAGCGCGCCGGGTTCGCCGTCGCGGGGCTCCAGATCCTCAGGCCGGGCGGCACCGGGGAGATGGGCGAGGTCCTGATCTCGGCGGTCGGCCGGGGCGATCCGGGCGCGCTGACGGCCCGGTTCGCCGATGTCGCCGGTGTGGTGGCGTGCAGCCGAGGGGGCAACGAGGACGAGTGA
- a CDS encoding chaplin: MRRVAMKGLVTAVATGGVLAATGYAYADSSADGSAASSPGLLAGNAVRLPVNVPVNVCGNTVDVLGLLNPAAGNTCANASGAHRGARSGPGHAGTSGSGNAGGASASGVEKGSPGLLSGNGLELPVDLPVNIAGNSVGLVGVGNPALGNSASNHSTPPVRHRPTPPPAPAPKPAPPAPEAPALPAPQPQGAALAHTGADGLGFALPASAALLLSGGVLYRRFRRAAR; the protein is encoded by the coding sequence ATGAGACGGGTCGCCATGAAGGGCCTGGTCACGGCGGTGGCCACAGGCGGAGTGCTGGCAGCGACCGGCTACGCCTACGCGGACTCGAGCGCCGACGGGAGCGCCGCTTCCTCCCCCGGGTTGCTCGCGGGCAACGCGGTGCGGCTTCCGGTGAACGTGCCGGTCAACGTGTGCGGGAACACCGTCGATGTGCTCGGGCTGCTCAACCCCGCCGCGGGCAACACCTGCGCCAACGCCTCGGGCGCCCACCGGGGCGCCCGTTCGGGTCCGGGGCACGCGGGAACCTCCGGGAGCGGCAACGCGGGGGGTGCCTCCGCGTCCGGCGTCGAAAAGGGCTCGCCCGGGCTGCTCTCCGGCAATGGCCTGGAGCTGCCGGTGGACCTGCCGGTGAACATCGCGGGCAACTCCGTCGGTCTGGTGGGCGTGGGCAATCCGGCCCTCGGCAACAGCGCGTCCAACCACTCGACGCCGCCGGTCCGGCACCGCCCCACACCGCCGCCGGCCCCCGCGCCCAAGCCCGCCCCGCCCGCGCCCGAGGCTCCCGCCCTCCCGGCGCCGCAGCCGCAGGGGGCCGCCCTCGCGCACACCGGCGCCGACGGGCTCGGCTTCGCGCTTCCGGCCTCGGCCGCGCTGCTCCTGAGCGGCGGGGTCCTCTACCGGAGGTTCCGCCGGGCCGCGCGCTGA
- a CDS encoding ABC transporter substrate-binding protein has translation MEQRAWRFSDDRGQVATAAAPPTRVLAYIQAGATLEDLGIRPVAVFGSFHDGPLPDPAKSGALPLDDVGYLGAGGDLTAEALLAVAPDLVVAVSYGGGQVYGLDAEAAKQLEERVPVIVLDVGQARTAARTRARFSDLARSLGAPAEDVTSLNAAESRLRAAAGRAPAPRVLALSPAGPDEVHLARPGAWPDLRDLVRHGVALIEPEESPGTNWLTTSWRAAAALRPGLVLMDIRSNAAPLEVVRADASWRALEAGARIVAWNPEPPGSAAAHAAFFERVADALEETRGTA, from the coding sequence ATGGAGCAGAGGGCCTGGCGATTCTCGGACGACCGTGGACAGGTGGCGACGGCGGCGGCCCCGCCCACCCGGGTGCTGGCCTACATCCAGGCCGGCGCCACGCTGGAGGATCTGGGCATCCGCCCCGTGGCGGTGTTCGGCTCCTTCCACGACGGGCCGCTGCCGGACCCGGCCAAGAGCGGCGCGCTGCCGCTCGACGACGTCGGCTATCTGGGCGCGGGGGGCGATCTCACCGCGGAAGCACTGCTCGCCGTCGCCCCGGACCTCGTCGTCGCCGTCAGCTATGGCGGTGGACAGGTGTACGGGCTGGATGCGGAGGCCGCCAAGCAGTTGGAGGAGCGGGTCCCGGTGATCGTTCTCGACGTGGGCCAGGCGCGCACGGCGGCCCGAACAAGGGCCCGGTTCAGCGATCTCGCACGGTCGTTGGGCGCGCCCGCCGAGGACGTCACCTCGCTGAACGCCGCCGAGAGCCGACTGCGGGCGGCCGCCGGGAGGGCACCCGCGCCGCGCGTCCTCGCGCTCTCCCCGGCAGGCCCGGACGAGGTCCATCTGGCCCGCCCGGGAGCCTGGCCCGATCTGCGCGACCTCGTTCGGCACGGGGTGGCACTGATCGAGCCGGAGGAAAGTCCTGGCACCAACTGGCTGACCACGTCCTGGCGTGCGGCCGCCGCGCTGCGCCCCGGCCTGGTCCTCATGGACATCAGGTCGAACGCGGCCCCGCTGGAGGTGGTGCGCGCCGACGCGTCCTGGCGCGCCCTGGAGGCCGGCGCCCGCATCGTCGCCTGGAACCCCGAGCCGCCGGGCAGCGCCGCCGCCCACGCCGCGTTCTTCGAGCGGGTCGCGGACGCGCTGGAGGAGACCCGGGGCACGGCTTGA